In one window of Prevotella fusca JCM 17724 DNA:
- a CDS encoding glycoside hydrolase family 57 protein, with protein sequence MKTICLYFEIHQVIHLKRYRFFDIGTDHYYYDDFENERYVSEIAERSYMPALDALLQMIQDNGKAFKVAFSLSGVGIEQLEMHAPQVLDKLQELNNTGCVEFLAEPYSHGLASLANEESYKSEVKKQAQKIKEYFGQTPKVLRNSSLIYSDDIGLLASQMGFKAMLTEGAKHVLGWKSPHYVYNCALAPNLKLLLRDVKLSDDISLRFNNSDWEGYPLFADTYMEQIAALPDEEQVIGIFMNLSALGIDQPLSSNILEFFKALPACAKQRGITFSTPTEICMKMKSVDSLYVPDTLSWMDEERDVSTWLGNPMQRETFNKLYSIADRVRIANDPRINQDWDYLQASDNFRFMSTKPSRVGMDRGIYDSPFDAFTNYMNILGDFLNRVNSLYPAEIDNEELNGLLTTIRNQGDEIEMKSKDIANLQAKVEKLEIEGDKLRAQLEKKTTAKKTAASKTAAKKPAKKATTTQTVKAVAEEVQAK encoded by the coding sequence ATGAAAACAATCTGTTTATATTTTGAGATACATCAGGTAATCCACCTGAAACGCTACCGCTTCTTCGATATTGGTACTGACCATTATTATTATGACGATTTTGAGAATGAACGCTATGTATCCGAGATAGCCGAGAGAAGCTATATGCCGGCACTGGATGCACTGTTGCAGATGATTCAAGACAATGGAAAAGCCTTCAAGGTAGCCTTCTCGCTTTCGGGTGTGGGCATCGAACAACTTGAAATGCACGCTCCGCAGGTGCTCGACAAGCTGCAGGAACTGAACAACACAGGTTGTGTGGAATTCCTTGCAGAGCCTTATTCCCACGGCTTGGCATCGCTTGCCAATGAGGAAAGCTACAAGTCAGAAGTAAAGAAACAGGCACAGAAAATCAAGGAATACTTCGGTCAGACACCAAAGGTGCTGCGTAACTCTTCTCTTATTTACAGTGACGATATTGGCTTGCTTGCCTCTCAGATGGGCTTCAAGGCAATGTTGACAGAGGGTGCAAAGCATGTCTTGGGTTGGAAGAGTCCACATTATGTATATAACTGTGCGCTTGCACCAAATTTGAAACTCCTGTTACGTGATGTGAAACTGAGCGATGATATTTCACTGCGTTTCAACAACTCTGACTGGGAAGGATACCCGTTGTTTGCCGATACATACATGGAGCAGATTGCTGCACTCCCGGATGAGGAGCAGGTAATCGGTATTTTCATGAATCTCTCAGCACTTGGTATTGATCAGCCATTGTCAAGCAATATCCTTGAATTCTTCAAGGCACTGCCTGCTTGTGCCAAGCAGCGTGGTATCACTTTCTCAACGCCAACTGAAATCTGCATGAAGATGAAGAGCGTTGACAGTCTCTATGTGCCAGATACGCTGAGCTGGATGGACGAGGAGCGTGATGTCAGCACATGGTTGGGTAACCCGATGCAGCGCGAAACATTCAACAAGCTCTATAGCATTGCTGACCGTGTCCGTATTGCCAATGACCCACGTATCAATCAGGATTGGGATTATCTGCAGGCAAGTGACAATTTCCGTTTCATGTCAACCAAGCCTTCACGTGTCGGGATGGACCGTGGTATCTATGACAGTCCGTTCGATGCGTTCACTAACTACATGAACATTCTTGGCGACTTCTTGAATCGTGTCAATAGTCTTTATCCTGCCGAGATAGATAATGAGGAGCTTAATGGCTTGCTTACTACTATCCGTAACCAGGGGGATGAGATTGAAATGAAATCGAAGGATATTGCCAATCTCCAGGCTAAGGTGGAGAAGTTGGAGATTGAAGGCGACAAACTTCGTGCGCAGTTAGAGAAGAAAACAACGGCAAAGAAGACTGCTGCATCTAAGACAGCTGCCAAGAAGCCGGCAAAGAAAGCAACAACAACGCAGACCGTTAAGGCTGTTGCTGAAGAAGTACAAGCCAAGTAA
- the ppdK gene encoding pyruvate, phosphate dikinase has product MSEKRVYTFGNGKAEGKADMRNLLGGKGANLAEMNLIGVPVPPGFTITTDVCNEYFEKGKETVVGLLKAEVENSVKHVETLMNSTFGDPSNPLLVSVRSGARASMPGMMDTILNLGLNDTVVEGLVKKTGNERFAYDSYRRFVQMYGDVVLGMKPVNKEDIDPFEAIIQQVKTSRGVKLDNEMTVEDLKELVVLFKKAIKEQTGKDFPDDPMEQLWGAVCAVFDSWMNERAILYRKMEGIPQEWGTAVTVQAMVFGNMGETSATGVCFSRDAGTGENLFNGEYLINAQGEDVVAGIRTPQQITKEGSLRWAAQQNIDEETRANKYPSMEEAMPELYAQLYALQNKLEKHYHDMQDMEFTVQEGKLWFLQTRNGKRTGTAMVKIAMDLLHEGEIDEKTALMRCEPNKLDELLHPVFDKEALAQANVLTRGLPASPGAACGQVVFFADDATKWHEDGRQVIMVRIETSPEDLAGMTAAEGILTARGGMTSHAAVVARGMGKCCVSGAGAIMVDYKSRTVEIDGTVIREGDYISLNGSTGEVYAGEVKTRPAEVTGDFAELMDLCKKYSKLVVRTNADTPHDAEVASNFGAVGIGLCRTEHMFFENEKIKAMREMILANSTEEREKALDKLLPYQKQDFYGILKCMDGMPVNIRLLDPPLHEFVPHDLKGQEAMAEEMGVSVQFIQSRVNSLSESNPMLGLRGCRLGNTFPEITAMQTKAILGAAVQLKKEGFDPKPEIMVPLVGIVNELDIQESIIRKTAGKLFKKEGVEVPFKVGTMIEIPRAALTADVIAQKAEYFSFGTNDLTQMTFGYSRDDIASFLPSYLEKKILDVDPFQVLDQKGVGQLIKMAVDRGRETRKNLKCGICGEHGGEPTSVKFCHRVGLNYVSCSPFRVPIARLAAAQAALEE; this is encoded by the coding sequence TTCACGATTACCACTGATGTATGTAATGAGTATTTTGAGAAAGGTAAAGAGACTGTAGTAGGCTTGCTGAAAGCTGAAGTTGAGAACAGTGTAAAGCATGTTGAGACTTTGATGAACTCAACGTTCGGTGACCCTTCCAATCCTCTGCTGGTGAGTGTGCGCTCTGGTGCACGTGCTTCTATGCCAGGTATGATGGATACTATTCTTAACCTTGGTCTGAATGATACCGTGGTTGAGGGCTTGGTAAAGAAAACGGGTAACGAGCGTTTTGCTTATGACAGCTACCGTCGCTTCGTACAGATGTACGGTGACGTCGTATTGGGTATGAAGCCTGTAAACAAGGAGGATATTGATCCTTTCGAGGCAATTATCCAGCAGGTTAAGACAAGCCGTGGTGTCAAACTCGACAATGAGATGACCGTTGAAGACCTTAAAGAACTTGTAGTTCTCTTCAAGAAGGCAATCAAGGAGCAGACAGGAAAGGACTTCCCAGATGATCCGATGGAGCAGCTTTGGGGTGCTGTATGCGCAGTGTTCGATTCTTGGATGAACGAGCGTGCTATTCTCTACCGTAAGATGGAGGGCATTCCACAGGAGTGGGGTACAGCTGTAACCGTTCAGGCAATGGTGTTCGGTAACATGGGTGAGACTTCTGCAACGGGTGTTTGCTTCTCTCGTGATGCAGGAACTGGTGAGAACCTCTTCAATGGTGAGTATCTTATCAATGCACAGGGTGAGGATGTTGTTGCTGGTATCCGTACTCCACAACAGATTACGAAGGAGGGTTCACTCCGTTGGGCAGCACAGCAGAACATCGACGAGGAAACTCGCGCTAACAAGTATCCTTCAATGGAAGAGGCTATGCCTGAACTGTATGCACAGCTGTATGCACTTCAGAACAAGCTGGAGAAGCACTACCATGACATGCAGGATATGGAGTTCACTGTACAGGAAGGCAAGCTCTGGTTCCTCCAGACCCGTAACGGTAAGCGTACTGGTACTGCAATGGTTAAGATTGCTATGGACCTTCTCCATGAGGGTGAGATTGATGAGAAGACAGCCCTCATGCGCTGTGAGCCAAACAAGCTCGATGAACTTCTCCACCCGGTATTTGACAAGGAGGCTTTGGCACAGGCAAACGTATTGACACGTGGTCTGCCTGCTTCTCCTGGTGCTGCTTGCGGTCAGGTTGTGTTCTTCGCTGACGATGCTACAAAGTGGCATGAGGATGGGCGTCAGGTTATCATGGTTCGTATCGAGACATCTCCAGAGGACCTTGCTGGTATGACAGCTGCTGAAGGTATCTTGACAGCTCGTGGTGGTATGACATCGCATGCTGCCGTTGTTGCACGTGGTATGGGTAAGTGCTGTGTCAGTGGTGCTGGTGCTATCATGGTTGACTACAAGTCACGTACTGTAGAGATTGACGGAACAGTTATCCGTGAGGGTGACTATATTTCATTGAACGGTTCAACAGGTGAGGTCTATGCTGGTGAAGTTAAGACCCGCCCTGCTGAGGTTACGGGCGATTTCGCTGAATTGATGGACCTCTGCAAGAAGTACAGCAAACTGGTTGTCCGCACTAACGCTGACACTCCGCACGATGCTGAGGTAGCAAGTAACTTTGGTGCAGTTGGTATCGGTCTTTGCCGTACAGAACACATGTTCTTCGAGAACGAGAAGATCAAGGCTATGCGTGAGATGATTCTTGCTAACAGCACAGAGGAGCGTGAGAAGGCACTTGACAAGCTCTTGCCTTATCAGAAGCAGGACTTTTATGGTATTTTGAAGTGTATGGACGGTATGCCAGTCAACATCCGTCTGCTCGATCCACCTTTGCATGAGTTCGTTCCACACGACCTCAAGGGTCAGGAAGCTATGGCAGAAGAGATGGGCGTAAGCGTTCAGTTCATCCAGAGCCGTGTAAACTCTCTCTCAGAGAGTAACCCAATGTTGGGTCTTCGTGGTTGTCGCTTGGGTAACACGTTCCCAGAGATTACAGCTATGCAGACCAAGGCTATCCTCGGTGCTGCTGTCCAGTTGAAGAAGGAAGGATTTGATCCTAAGCCTGAGATTATGGTTCCATTGGTAGGTATTGTCAATGAGCTCGATATTCAGGAGAGTATTATCCGTAAGACGGCAGGCAAGCTCTTCAAGAAGGAAGGTGTTGAGGTTCCGTTCAAGGTGGGTACTATGATTGAGATTCCTCGTGCTGCTTTGACAGCTGATGTTATTGCACAGAAGGCTGAATACTTCAGCTTCGGAACTAACGACTTGACTCAGATGACCTTCGGTTATAGTCGTGATGACATCGCAAGTTTCTTGCCAAGCTACTTGGAGAAGAAGATCCTCGATGTTGACCCATTCCAGGTTCTCGACCAGAAGGGTGTTGGTCAGCTTATCAAGATGGCTGTTGACAGAGGTCGTGAGACTCGCAAGAACCTCAAGTGTGGTATCTGCGGCGAGCATGGTGGTGAACCAACTTCAGTAAAGTTCTGTCACCGTGTGGGTCTTAACTACGTAAGCTGTTCTCCATTCCGTGTGCCTATCGCAAGACTTGCAGCGGCGCAGGCGGCTTTGGAAGAGTAA
- a CDS encoding glycogen debranching enzyme N-terminal domain-containing protein, with amino-acid sequence MSYLKFEKALMTNLQDSLPKELLRTNRSGAYSCSTVVDCNTRKYHGLLVVPVPELDDENHVLLSSLDPTVIQHGASFNLGLHKYQGNNFSPQGHKYIREFDCGTVPTTLYRVGGVLLKKEVVFQHYEDRILIRYTLLEAHSKTTLQFRPFLAFRSVRQFTHENGAADRSYEVVDNGISTCMYAGYPSLFMQFSKKNEFHFEPYWYRGLEYPKEQERGYASNEDLYVPGYFEMNISKGESVVFAASTTECRTSSLKKLFEKEVESRSPRDNFFHCLVNAAHQFHNRTKNDERYILAGYPWFKCRARDQFIALPGLTLSIEEQDYFELVMKTAEKGLREFMEGKPLSVKIYEMEKPDVPLWCIWAIQQYAKEVGKERCRELYMNLIRDVVAYLAASKHPNLTLDENGLLYADAKGEAITWMNSTNNGHPVVPRSGYIVEFNALWYNALRFTAAMELESGNEERAKELEELAEKCKVSFVDTFLNEYGYLYDYVDGRMIDWSVRPNMVFAVALDYSPLDQKQKRSVLDVCTRELLTPKGLRSLSPKSGGYNPMYTGPQSQRDLAYHQGTAWPWLGGFYLEACLKLYKQTRLSFVERQLVGYEDEMFNHCLSTLPELFDGNPPFSGRGAISFAMNVAEVLRTLELLEKYKF; translated from the coding sequence ATGAGCTACTTAAAATTTGAAAAGGCTCTGATGACCAATCTGCAGGATTCGCTTCCCAAGGAGCTGTTGCGAACCAACCGCTCTGGTGCCTATTCCTGTTCGACGGTTGTGGATTGTAACACACGCAAGTATCATGGCTTGCTTGTTGTGCCGGTTCCTGAACTGGACGACGAGAATCATGTGCTGCTGAGTTCGCTTGACCCTACCGTCATTCAGCATGGTGCCTCGTTCAATCTTGGATTGCATAAGTATCAGGGCAATAACTTTAGTCCGCAAGGTCATAAGTACATCCGTGAATTTGATTGTGGTACAGTGCCTACTACGCTTTATCGTGTAGGTGGTGTGCTGTTGAAGAAGGAAGTTGTCTTCCAGCACTATGAAGACCGTATATTGATTCGATACACCTTGTTGGAAGCACATTCAAAGACGACTTTGCAGTTCCGCCCTTTCCTTGCTTTCCGCAGCGTTCGACAGTTCACACATGAGAATGGTGCTGCTGACCGCTCGTATGAGGTGGTGGACAATGGTATCAGCACTTGCATGTATGCTGGTTATCCGTCTCTCTTTATGCAGTTCTCAAAGAAAAATGAGTTCCATTTTGAGCCCTATTGGTATCGTGGACTGGAATATCCGAAGGAGCAGGAGCGTGGTTATGCGTCCAATGAAGATCTCTATGTGCCTGGTTACTTTGAGATGAATATCAGCAAGGGAGAAAGTGTTGTCTTTGCTGCTTCAACGACAGAGTGCCGTACGTCATCCTTGAAGAAGCTGTTTGAGAAGGAAGTGGAGTCGCGCAGTCCACGTGATAACTTCTTCCATTGCCTTGTCAATGCTGCTCATCAGTTCCATAACCGTACAAAGAACGATGAACGTTACATCCTTGCGGGCTATCCTTGGTTCAAGTGTCGTGCCCGTGACCAGTTCATTGCATTGCCGGGACTCACATTGAGTATCGAGGAACAGGATTACTTTGAACTCGTAATGAAGACAGCAGAGAAGGGTTTGCGTGAGTTTATGGAAGGCAAGCCACTCAGCGTTAAAATCTATGAGATGGAGAAACCCGATGTTCCTCTCTGGTGCATTTGGGCAATCCAGCAGTACGCAAAGGAAGTCGGAAAGGAGCGTTGCAGGGAACTTTATATGAACTTGATACGTGATGTCGTTGCTTATCTTGCAGCAAGCAAGCATCCGAACCTCACACTGGATGAGAACGGACTGCTCTATGCCGATGCGAAGGGAGAAGCGATTACGTGGATGAACTCCACGAACAACGGTCATCCGGTTGTTCCACGCTCTGGATATATTGTGGAATTCAATGCCCTTTGGTACAATGCGCTGCGCTTTACAGCTGCAATGGAACTGGAGAGTGGCAACGAAGAGCGTGCAAAAGAACTTGAAGAGCTTGCTGAGAAGTGCAAGGTTTCGTTTGTCGATACATTCCTCAACGAGTATGGTTACCTTTATGATTACGTTGATGGCAGGATGATTGACTGGAGTGTCCGCCCGAATATGGTGTTTGCAGTGGCACTTGATTACTCTCCGCTTGACCAGAAGCAGAAGAGAAGTGTGCTGGATGTATGTACACGTGAGCTGCTTACGCCAAAGGGACTGCGTTCGCTTTCCCCGAAGAGTGGTGGCTATAATCCGATGTACACCGGTCCGCAGAGCCAGCGTGACCTTGCCTATCACCAGGGAACAGCCTGGCCGTGGCTGGGTGGTTTCTATCTTGAAGCCTGTCTGAAGCTCTATAAGCAGACACGCCTGAGCTTCGTTGAACGCCAGCTGGTAGGATATGAAGACGAGATGTTCAATCATTGTCTCAGCACACTGCCCGAACTCTTCGACGGTAATCCGCCGTTCAGTGGTCGTGGAGCCATCTCCTTTGCCATGAACGTAGCCGAGGTGCTTCGTACGTTAGAATTGCTTGAGAAGTATAAATTTTAA
- a CDS encoding tyrosine-type recombinase/integrase yields MALFKAVVRRPRKDGFWQVYIRVCVDRRLGYITTDKYVTSKELNKTNEITGPYVLQYCSSLIIEYNDRLNRKDTSRWTVRQVVEYLRTADTDLCFSEYARLHIDRMIDHGQERNARNYQLALQHLERFCGTTKVMFDELTSSTMSRWIQTLEKTKRAKDMYPVCMRQVFKAAVMEYNDYDNALIRVKTNPWTKVKIPSADRTEKLAVSPELCREFFSAPLPESKMKSPLPELGRDVAKMILCLAGINTVDLYVLRKEDYRDGRICYRRAKTRKVRRDEAYIEMRVEPILLPLFEKYKADDNDPYLFNFHSRMTSSDSFNANVNTGLRKVCESMGMPKHEWFSAYTFRHTWGTVAQNDCGATIDEVAFAMNHSNGHAVTRGYIKLDFSPAWELNRKVIDKNIILLYNAIMKNICIFGGSNGEVSKNFYPNK; encoded by the coding sequence ATGGCACTATTCAAAGCAGTAGTCAGAAGACCGAGAAAGGATGGCTTCTGGCAAGTTTATATCCGTGTGTGTGTTGACAGACGGTTGGGTTATATCACAACTGACAAGTATGTTACGAGTAAGGAATTGAACAAGACGAATGAGATAACAGGCCCATACGTTTTGCAATATTGCTCCAGCCTCATCATAGAGTACAACGACAGACTCAACAGAAAGGACACATCGAGATGGACCGTCAGGCAGGTTGTAGAATATCTCCGCACAGCTGATACAGACTTATGTTTCAGTGAATATGCACGTCTTCATATTGACCGCATGATTGACCATGGGCAGGAGCGCAACGCACGCAACTACCAGTTGGCACTCCAGCATCTGGAGCGTTTCTGTGGAACAACAAAGGTGATGTTTGATGAACTGACCTCCTCCACTATGAGCAGATGGATACAGACGTTGGAAAAGACGAAACGGGCTAAGGATATGTATCCTGTGTGCATGAGGCAGGTGTTCAAGGCTGCCGTCATGGAATACAACGACTATGACAATGCACTGATCCGTGTCAAGACTAATCCGTGGACGAAAGTTAAGATTCCATCTGCAGACAGAACGGAGAAACTTGCTGTCAGCCCGGAGTTGTGCCGTGAGTTCTTCTCAGCTCCACTCCCAGAGAGCAAGATGAAAAGTCCATTGCCCGAGTTGGGGCGGGATGTTGCGAAGATGATTTTATGCCTTGCAGGTATCAACACCGTGGACCTATACGTTTTGAGGAAAGAGGACTACAGAGACGGCCGTATCTGTTACCGCAGGGCAAAGACACGTAAGGTTAGACGTGATGAGGCTTACATTGAAATGCGTGTCGAGCCTATTCTTCTGCCGTTGTTTGAGAAATACAAGGCTGATGACAACGACCCTTATCTGTTCAACTTCCATTCACGTATGACATCAAGCGACAGCTTCAATGCAAATGTGAACACAGGACTTCGCAAGGTGTGCGAGAGTATGGGTATGCCAAAGCACGAGTGGTTTTCGGCATATACCTTTCGGCACACTTGGGGCACGGTGGCACAGAATGACTGTGGTGCAACCATTGACGAGGTTGCATTTGCAATGAACCACAGCAATGGACACGCTGTCACACGAGGATATATCAAACTGGACTTCTCGCCTGCTTGGGAGCTTAACAGAAAAGTGATTGATAAAAATATTATCTTACTTTATAATGCCATTATGAAAAATATTTGTATCTTTGGAGGGTCGAATGGCGAAGTCTCTAAAAACTTCTACCCGAATAAATAA
- a CDS encoding glycosyltransferase family 4 protein produces the protein MKVLMFGWEYPPHVYGGLATANFGISEGLHAQGDIETILCLPHPFGDEDHTYAEIVAMNHVPIAYRELSYDYVKNRLGNIMSPELYFKLREHIYADFNYMHVNDLGAMDFAGGYPSNLHEEINNYSIIAGVVARTYDFDIIHAHDWLTYPAGIHAKRVSGKPLCIHVHATDFDRSRGKVNPTVYGIEKDGMDNADCIMCVSELTRQTVINQYHQDPRKVFTVHNAVYPLAQEIADIPRPDHKGKEKVVTFLGRLTMQKGPEYFVEAANMVLHRTRNVRFCMAGSGDMMDQMIYLAAERGIADRFHFPGFMRGSQVYECLKASDVYVMPSVSEPFGISPLEAMQCGTPSIISKQSGCAEILNNCIKVDYWDIHALADAIYSICHNESFFDYLSVEGKREVDQITWEKVGAWIRELYLRTLGWQ, from the coding sequence ATGAAAGTTTTAATGTTTGGATGGGAGTATCCTCCTCATGTATATGGTGGCTTAGCAACCGCCAACTTTGGTATATCAGAAGGTCTTCATGCGCAGGGCGACATCGAGACAATCCTCTGTCTGCCGCATCCTTTTGGTGATGAAGACCATACATACGCTGAAATCGTGGCGATGAATCACGTGCCAATTGCTTATCGTGAACTCAGCTATGATTATGTGAAGAACCGCCTTGGCAACATCATGTCGCCAGAGCTTTACTTCAAGTTGCGTGAGCACATCTATGCCGACTTCAATTACATGCACGTCAACGACCTCGGTGCAATGGATTTTGCAGGTGGTTATCCTTCTAATCTTCACGAGGAAATCAACAACTATTCGATTATCGCAGGTGTTGTTGCACGCACTTACGACTTCGATATTATTCATGCACACGACTGGTTGACTTATCCGGCAGGTATCCACGCCAAGCGTGTGTCAGGTAAGCCTTTGTGTATCCATGTGCATGCAACCGACTTCGACCGCTCACGTGGCAAGGTTAATCCGACCGTATATGGTATAGAGAAGGATGGTATGGACAATGCTGACTGCATCATGTGTGTGTCAGAACTGACCCGCCAGACCGTCATCAATCAGTATCATCAGGACCCTCGCAAGGTGTTCACGGTACATAATGCCGTTTACCCATTGGCACAGGAAATTGCTGACATCCCACGCCCAGACCATAAGGGTAAGGAGAAAGTCGTTACATTCCTCGGTCGTCTGACGATGCAGAAGGGGCCGGAATACTTTGTCGAGGCAGCTAATATGGTGCTTCACCGCACACGCAACGTTCGTTTCTGCATGGCAGGCTCGGGCGATATGATGGATCAGATGATTTATCTTGCAGCTGAACGGGGCATTGCTGACCGTTTCCACTTCCCTGGTTTTATGCGGGGCAGTCAGGTCTATGAGTGCTTGAAGGCTTCTGATGTCTATGTGATGCCATCAGTCAGCGAGCCGTTCGGCATCTCTCCTTTGGAAGCAATGCAGTGTGGTACGCCGAGTATCATTTCAAAGCAGAGTGGTTGTGCCGAGATTCTCAACAACTGTATTAAGGTTGATTATTGGGATATTCACGCACTTGCCGATGCTATTTACTCCATCTGTCATAATGAGAGCTTCTTCGATTACCTCTCTGTAGAGGGTAAACGGGAGGTTGACCAGATTACGTGGGAGAAGGTGGGAGCATGGATTCGAGAGCTTTACCTGCGTACCTTAGGCTGGCAATAA